In Bacteriovorax stolpii, a single genomic region encodes these proteins:
- the purM gene encoding phosphoribosylformylglycinamidine cyclo-ligase encodes MNYKDSGVDIEKGDLFVERISKMVKSTYNQQVKSGIGGFCALYAMDEERFLASSTDGVGTKIKLAVELGVHDTIGIDLVAMCVNDLICSGARPMFFLDYFASSKLDLKVSEAVIKGIVDGCLQSQMALIGGETAEMPGMYQEGDYDLAGFSVGEVMKSSLVDGSRIQNGDTLIGIASSGFHSNGFSLVRKILEKNNCNPDLKRACLTPTKIYVKTIMSLLKTHFTHVKGIANITGSGFLNIPRMNENFDYHVTEAPELPLFMKEVCDLSGLSTKELHKTFNMGVGMVVATDAPDTVIAELEKLGERAFFLGHITKGKGEYHFNPKGSTTGHNS; translated from the coding sequence ATGAATTATAAAGACAGCGGCGTAGATATCGAAAAAGGTGACCTCTTTGTAGAGCGCATCTCAAAAATGGTAAAGTCCACTTATAACCAACAAGTCAAGAGTGGCATCGGAGGCTTTTGCGCTCTCTATGCCATGGATGAAGAAAGATTTCTCGCTTCATCAACCGATGGAGTGGGAACAAAAATTAAACTGGCCGTAGAGCTTGGAGTCCACGACACAATTGGAATCGACCTGGTCGCCATGTGTGTGAACGATTTGATCTGTTCAGGCGCAAGACCTATGTTTTTTCTGGATTACTTTGCTTCAAGCAAACTGGATTTAAAAGTTTCAGAAGCAGTCATCAAAGGAATTGTGGACGGATGCCTTCAGTCTCAAATGGCACTTATTGGTGGAGAGACCGCAGAGATGCCAGGAATGTATCAAGAAGGGGATTATGATCTGGCAGGATTTTCTGTTGGGGAAGTCATGAAGTCTTCATTAGTTGATGGATCACGTATTCAAAACGGGGATACGCTTATCGGGATTGCGAGCTCAGGTTTTCATTCCAATGGATTTTCTCTGGTGAGAAAAATCCTGGAGAAAAATAACTGTAACCCGGATTTAAAACGTGCATGTTTAACTCCGACGAAAATTTATGTAAAGACGATCATGTCTCTTCTTAAAACTCACTTTACCCATGTAAAAGGAATCGCCAATATTACTGGATCTGGATTTCTTAACATCCCACGCATGAATGAGAACTTTGATTACCATGTCACTGAAGCACCAGAGCTTCCCCTTTTTATGAAAGAAGTGTGTGACCTCTCAGGTCTCAGCACAAAAGAACTTCATAAAACATTTAATATGGGAGTAGGAATGGTGGTTGCTACGGATGCACCGGATACGGTCATTGCGGAGCTGGAAAAATTAGGGGAGAGAGCTTTCTTTTTAGGGCATATCACTAAAGGAAAAGGTGAGTACCATTTCAATCCAAAAGGCTCAACAACAGGGCATAATTCTTAA